Proteins encoded in a region of the Macaca mulatta isolate MMU2019108-1 chromosome X, T2T-MMU8v2.0, whole genome shotgun sequence genome:
- the LOC106995218 gene encoding putative G antigen family E member 3, with amino-acid sequence MSELVRTRSQSSERGNDKESSQPVGSVIVQQPTEEKRQEEAAPSENQGIAPSGEIENEGAPAVQGPDVEAFQQALALLKIEDEPGDGPDVREGTLPTFDPTKVLEAGDAQR; translated from the exons ATGAGTGAGCTTGTAAGAACAAGATCCCAATCCTCAGAAAGAGGAAATGACAAAGAGTCTTCCCAACCAGTTGGATCTGTGATT GTCCAGCAGCCCACTGAGGAAAAACGTCAAGAAGAAGCAGCACCATCTGAAAATCAGGGTATTGCACCTAGTGGGGAGATCGAAAATGAAGGAGCACCTGCTGTTCAAG gGCCTGACGTGGAAGCTTTTCAACAGGCACTGGCTCTGCTTAAGATAGAGGATGAGCCTGGAGATGGTCCTGATGTCAGGGAGGGGACTCTGCCCACTTTTGATCCCACTAAAGTGCTGGAAGCAG GTGATGCGCAACGATAG